The Oryza brachyantha chromosome 7, ObraRS2, whole genome shotgun sequence genomic interval ggaggagggagcggccggtcggctgggccggccgaggggaagcgggccggctcggctgggccggcccgggaaggaaaagagagtagaaaaaaaaggagaaggaaaaggagggaggaaaattggacttcggcccaatttgagaaggaagggaaaaagagaggaaaaaggagggaaaaaggaaaaaccccacttttgccgagttttaaattaatttgtttggccaaattttatacttctgcaatttgaatttaaatccagttagtcgatttgcgagcctcgatttaattaaattaattccttttagagggattcttcctgagttaattaagccaattgttatttacggatttctttttacgattttaggctttgGACAAAACTGCGGGTGTGAcaggttagccgataggatgaacgatcggatgtaaaaagcttggatcgtctagaaacttgatagaaatagagttaaattaaatattagaccaacgtaaacCGCCAATTTACTTAGTAAttttagtcgatcggacgagcccctataaccagatcaaaccaaacgtgcagagattggacgtaaccaagacagtatgcagtcgagcacaatatgattataggaaacatgaagatcgataggactaataaataaactgacaaattacttggaataaacaatgaatcatgtgttgcgatcggctaaaaccaatttgcatgtaattcataagccgatgcaacataattAACCGTCGATCTAACAAAATCaggccgattggtataaaaataatgcagtaaagcaatcggctactctattgatgtaaatatgctaAGCATGTACATCGGTAAAGATCAttggctatagacggcggacaaataaccaagatctataaaatacctagctgagattactaagaataatcatagaagatcggacccaatcgagacagttcaagattaaacctagcaatgtcaggatagatactaaacagatttagattgctatcaagccaatgagccgatgactggtaactaatcggctggtactccgataaaacaatgaacaaaatacatcgatttgatataaaccatctgacaaacgtaatctactagatcggaccgaaccgagacagtactagattgaatatgtcaaacagcaaatatcaaacccagGTAGATCGCGCAAAGTGgttgaccagatcaactcaagatacagaagtaactcaagttgaaactgatacgataactagcaatatcacgaccaaattagaagatcagactgaaccgagacagtcctaattTAGCAGATGCGATTATTGTATCCCGGCAGAACGATGGACCTACCCCTCCcccggagatcgaagcgatgcagcctcgcgtcaggtgccaagttccaccggAGTTGAAAACTCGggtaggagggtggcgatgcaccgagtgtaattgatctatttgatatgtagatgatttacaatgacccagggcacacatatttatatcctcgGGTGGATAGTAGTCCATGTCGAATACAacacacgactcctaatagataaaaagaaataacaaactctatttCTATTGAATACGACATGgattctaatagataaaagaaaacaaacaagtaccgatcggactctaatctcttagagataaaatcctaactaactctaactagtAGACAAAATTACGCCGTCAAGCCTTGGTCCTCATGATTCTCTGTTGAACtcgaactcttccggataaaaaattctatcagAGATTGTACCttttcttatccgaatccaataagaaaatttaccaaattttggtgttaacagtaTGAAATACCGGTGTGCAATGTACTTTCCCAAAAAAGGTTCAAATTATGCTATCcacaaatttaatataattgcGCTGAGATTCTTGAGTGTATGAATATTACTATGTAATTTGGTGTAAGGCcagaaatatgtaaaataataaatcatcgtGGTGTCAGAATTGGGAGTACTCATTGTTTTGGTTTAACCTTGCCAAAATTGTAGTGCAGTCAAATCTTGGACAAGTTTTTGCACCTCGAAAGATAGTACTGTAGAATCGATGAAGGTGGGTTTGTTTCATTGTCAATTTCAAGCGCAGCAAGGACATGTAACAATTAGTACCAGGAAATTTTATTATGCAAATAAAAGCATCCAGCTTGTGCACAAGTGCAATCAGCTTCGGaagtttgtttggtttgccAACCTACCAAGCAATTTTGAAAGCAAAATGATGGCAGATAGGACAGCAAATCAAAATGAGCTAGATATATATCTAGGAGCTCGTGGCTTTGTCCTGAACTGCAGGAACGATCTGCGTGATGAGGCCATCCGCGTTACTGAGCAGCTTCCAGGCTTCTTTGAACTTGTCGGCAACAGCCATCTCTTCCAACGAGCAGGACCTTATGGGGCACACGCTCTGGCAAATCGGCATTTGCTTACGAGCAATCGGTTTTCGTAGAAACTCCGTGAGAAAACGGTCCATCTCCCTATACTTTTTGTTGACGTCGTCCACATCCTTTTTGGTGGTGGTAGAGAAGAAGGATGCCAGGGCATTGGACATGGCATCGATGCTGGTGGCGCATTGTTCAAGGCACACAGGAGGTACGCCCTTCCCCTTCTCAATGGCTAGTTGTTTGCTAGCCATCTCCTTCCCCTCCATCGTCCTATTCGCGATGGCCTGTAGGTACAGCTCAGCGAGAGgggccaccgtcgtcgccttcTGGGCCTCTGGGAAGGCCGACAAGAACTCAATGCATGCATTCTTGTCTCTGGTACGTGAGCATGGCGCCAGGATGCTCACTGGGACATTGtgcgccaccatcgtcgcctCAGCATGGGCTGGTTGAATGACTATGGTGCCACTAGCGACGAGCAGGATGAGGAGGGCCATTAGCGATAGCCGGACATGCATGCAAGATGCCATGCCTTGAGATGATTTTGCTAGAAACAGAGAGACTTCCTCATGTATATCAAACATAATTGTACATACAACTCGACTCCTACCTTCGATTAACCAGAATATATATGTCTTTCCTAGGACAATGGATTAGTGGTGAAGAGGCAATAGCTCCTACCTTGTCGCGGCATGGATGGTTCTCTATGTAGCAGCACAGGACCTACACACATGCTTTGGCTAGTTTTCATGGGCGCCGATGTTTCTGTCCACTCATTTTCTTTCCTCTTTGATTTTGATAATGTCCATTGAAACATTGGTCATCCTACACATTAGCTTTAAGCCTTGACATTGATAATTACTTCTGGGCATGGCCATTCACAGCACTCCTCCCTCACTCGTTGATGTGTTGTTATTCTTGtgagttctaaaattcatatcacatatttaacaatctcCATCGTAGGGTAAATTTCCGTTTGTATGGTAGAAATCATCAATCATCCAAGATATCGTGTGCCAAATAGTCTCTAAGACAAAATTGCAACACCATCCAAGCCCAAGTAAAATTCAAACCTAGTAGTGTGTGAATCTTGTGAAACCCAAGCAATGCACCATCCAAGTCTCTTGTTATCCTAGAATAGTACCCATATTTGTTTACCacaataaaaatcttatatctCGTGAGATTGGTACAGTGAAAAGCACTAGATGTCCGATCAAACTAGAGTAGGGCTATTACTTCCAAATGGTCCAAACCTATATAAAGTTCGTTGTCTTCTAACATCTTCGTCTGCAGTTTCGTTACatgtacatataaatatgcagtatatgcacatatatatgtaccaaTCCAGGACATTAGTTATGTATAAAATGAATACCCTGATACACATTTCCATCAAGATCATTCGAAATGGAAAGTACTCATTTCCATCATGTAAAGTGCAAACATGATTGGGCATGAGTGAGCGTGATAATTTACAAGACACTGTCCTTTGTAATATGTAAATAACACGATCATCTCTTACTATCGTTCACAAcattgtgaaaaaaatcttatacaaAGTCATTCAAGGCGATGAGTCATTCTAACTTCATATTGAGAGGGAAACTACTGTTTGTTTTAAGCACGAACAACCCCAACGTGATTCGTGGATTAGGACACCAAAAGCAAATATGAGGTGTAGGTGGCAAGCCAGGAGCCTGCGCTCCCAACTCCCGACGCATGATGAAATATAGAAAGGTAAAAAATAGACAAGGTGTCGTTGGCAAGCCTGGAGCATGCGCTCTCTCCACCTAACACGGTGTATGGGAGGGACACTTAGGGGCAAACGGATGGGTAGGGTGTAaagaataaatttgaataaaaatacATTCTTACACGCGAAAAATGGAGTGGAACAAGAATGAACGGACAGTATTGAAAACCAAACTGAACCTGACACTTGTGAATCTCTCCAGCTTATTAGCCGGCCATGCAAATGAAGGGAGAAGAACTTCCATATATGTACATAGGGTATATAAGAAGGCATCACCATACACATATATGTCACCCTTAATTCTTGTCCTAGCAATGCAAATAATGGCCACCCCATATCTCACATCGCCTCgctcactgctgctgctgcaactcCTCCTCATCGTTGTAGTGAACGCCGGAACAGGCAGCACATATGACCCTAAGGCATTGTGCTCCAAGACCACAGACAAGGCGTCTTGCCTCAAGGTTTTCCCAACACTCCCGGACGACGTCGCCAAGGTGTCAGACAACCACGAGCTTTATACTCTACTATTCGATTACATCAGCACCGAAACCTACGAGGCCACATCGCTCGCGGAAGCTATGCTGGAAAAGAAAGGGGAGGATGCCACAGCCCCAGGCAAGTGCCTCTTGAGCTGCAACAGGACTGTCAATGAAGTCGATGCCATCTTGAAATGTGGATTTATCCGCCTCGAAGACAGACCCCCCATCATCCATCAGAACCTGACCGTGTTGTTCCATGGAGGCCATCAGCCGCCGCCCTGCAAGAGTGCCTGCCCTGACAGGTCGTCGTCAAATAGCGAGGCCCTCCTCGCAACCAAGTTCCACTATATCTGGAGCTTGTTGGATCTGATGGAGGCTTCCCTCCAGGAATTATTTCCTGGGACTGGGGTGATGGCGACGATGACGAATACATCGGGTAGCAGTGCCAAACAAACGACGGAAACAGCAAAATCTCCCAATGTCAGTGCAGAGACGACGACCGCGGTGCCATGAGCAACTACAATATCTTCAACAAGAAAAGGCACACCAATGCACATGGAATCCATGCATTCATATATGTAGCTAACAAATAATTATGTTTGACCGAGAGTTCATTTTGGCCGAATAGCCGGTTTAATTTGATCCAAGTATGTGAAAATGTCGACTCAAAAGACACGCGCCGGATCGAATGGATGAATTATGCGAATAACTAGATTCAAAAGATGCGTGAATGAGATGGGAACTGAAACCTTGAGCTTTGGATTTGGTTGATGGATCTAACAATGTGAAGAAACgacttgaaaaatataattcctTATTGCAACCTTGGGTTAGACTCTCTAGGTAGAAAGAATAGAGGTGGTGGCATTCAAAATGTTGTGACCTTTATGAAGGTGTTGCACTACACATTACGTGATGGTGTGATGTCCAAGGACCGGCACTGATGAGCGAGGTCATTAGTGTTGGGTCCAATATCCAACAGAGATGATGTGTCCAAACCTTACAGAATGTTTATTCCTCATCACTGATGAGGGACAATAGTGTCATGTTTTTGCTTTACCTAGCATTATTTTGCGGTTGTATGGTGGGAAGGTCTTCCCATGAGATCGCATTTGATGGTAATGTTGGGGGAGTAGATATGGGAGAGTAGATGCAACCTTTCTACCCTAATTAACATTGGGTTTATTGGTGCATGCcaacataaatttatctattcggaaaaataccattactatCCCACTAAGTAGAAGTTTGTCATTAGGATTTTACATCTATCCAAGATATATTACTACGTACCCCTTAGATGCACacagtaaatttttttgaccaAGATGCCTCCATCTTCTTCCATCCCCATGGCGGGCTAGTGCGCCTGATGCACGGACAGCTTGCTGGCACTCATGAAGGAGACGAACCTCACTAGCCGGCAATGGCACATACGATGGACCCTACCAGATGCTTGTCATTGTCAACGTTGCTAGCCACAGCCGCCAAACCTCCTGCTCGATCATCTCCTAACCGCGACATCGGATCGGGTTGGGAGAGAGTAGAATGAATCTAGCATTCCCATACACCGCTGCCATTGGATTTGCCGCCTATGGATTAAAGGGGGAGAGTGGCGCCTAAGGAAGGCTGAGATATGGCCTGGCGGAGTGTAACTCCCTGCGTCCAAAATCCGCATTAGTCCGCGTCGTGTAAAAGGATTAACCCAGGGATACTATGGTTGGAGAACACCAAGGCTTATAAGCAAGCCCTCAACCACGTTGGACTTCCACTTCTGGACCACATGGGCCCAACACACACTACTAACAGGTTTCAAACGGACTGGGGTGTTACATTCACCCCCCATTAAGGGCTGACACCCCGGCAGCCTACCGTTTACATGGTAGAGGCCCAGAACCCCCTCCGGTGCAGACCATGGCCCAAAGCACATGCATCATACAACGGAGGTTTATGCTCTGAAACCAACTGTAACACCCTACGTCCAAAATCCACATTAGTCCGCTCTACACGTTGAGCAGACCCACGTTCGCATGGTCTCCCGCTTACAACACTTTCATCCTCACTTCGTGTAAAAGGGTCAACCCGGGGATACCATGGTTGGAGCACCAAGGCTTATAAGCAGGCCCTCACCCTCCTAAACTTccaaggtggtactaaacaACCACTACACTTTGACTTCTGGGCTACTTGGGCCACACACATTACTAACAGGTTTCAAACGGGCTGGGGTGTTATACGCAGAGGGAAAGCAAGGGCATCCACCACAACCAGATCCACTGCTCCTGGCTTTCCACCAGTGTGCCACCATCCTTTTCCCCATCCACCACCATGACAATGTCCTTCTCGCCATCCACCATCTTGCCACAAGCCTCCTCTATCAaaagtctgatctatgtatgtttggtacGATTAGGCTACACAAGTCTGTCCGATCGGTTGggattaatagattagttggTGGATTACGCTGGTTGCTATTTCAATATTCGCATGCTATAATATTAACATAATGTTGTGCGTGGCTGCCATTAGATCTGGACTGTCacgattaggttcgatcttctagatctgatCTGGTCACGTGTGCTAttggttgttattgttttatgctaataattagtatagcaCATCTCAAGTAGTAGTGAAATTGTAATGAAATCCACACAATTAATCAAATAGTAGTGGTATTACTCAAAACAGGTATATTTTTAAGGGGCAATTTTGTTCTTATCCCTGTATTGatgtctaatattgattttacgcTTGTTTGTTAgggttttaatttttgtgcCAGGTTTTTTGAAATGAAGCCACAGTTTG includes:
- the LOC121054954 gene encoding uncharacterized protein LOC121054954 is translated as MFDIHEEVSLFLAKSSQGMASCMHVRLSLMALLILLVASGTIVIQPAHAEATMVAHNVPVSILAPCSRTRDKNACIEFLSAFPEAQKATTVAPLAELYLQAIANRTMEGKEMASKQLAIEKGKGVPPVCLEQCATSIDAMSNALASFFSTTTKKDVDDVNKKYREMDRFLTEFLRKPIARKQMPICQSVCPIRSCSLEEMAVADKFKEAWKLLSNADGLITQIVPAVQDKATSS
- the LOC102719733 gene encoding uncharacterized protein LOC102719733; translation: MQIMATPYLTSPRSLLLLQLLLIVVVNAGTGSTYDPKALCSKTTDKASCLKVFPTLPDDVAKVSDNHELYTLLFDYISTETYEATSLAEAMLEKKGEDATAPGKCLLSCNRTVNEVDAILKCGFIRLEDRPPIIHQNLTVLFHGGHQPPPCKSACPDRSSSNSEALLATKFHYIWSLLDLMEASLQELFPGTGVMATMTNTSGSSAKQTTETAKSPNVSAETTTAVP